A window from Scleropages formosus chromosome 17, fSclFor1.1, whole genome shotgun sequence encodes these proteins:
- the atoh1a gene encoding protein atonal homolog 1a, with translation MEGMAVEEWRGEDAKEVEVSSMGRGDQHGYPHALALVDSSDPRAWLAPVQPGTCAPRVDYLLHSPGVSAEGACPSAGAGAGSGAGSGFRKSSRSPVRVRDLCRLKAPGGAEEGRQRAPSSKPTNVVQKQRRMAANARERRRMHGLNHAFDELRSVIPAFDNEKKLSKYETLQMAQIYISALSDLLQGPGGKGASPEYEGSSSAPALGPPSSSSSSSSSSSSTSSSSSSSSSSCRRDAGTEFPVHLSSMPFPYGEGALAALMGHEAVMSPSGSLKPGSEGAKDSPRSSRSDGEFSPHSHFSDSDEAHVELHSEDELSELKTLGQHTF, from the coding sequence ATGGAAGGCATGGCCGTGGAGGAATGGCGCGGCGAGGATGCCAAGGAAGTTGAGGTGTCGAGCATGGGGAGGGGGGATCAGCACGGGTACCCTCACGCTCTGGCTCTCGTGGACAGCAGCGACCCACGCGCCTGGCTCGCTCCCGTGCAGCCCGGCACCTGCGCGCCACGCGTCGACTACCTGCTGCACTCGCCCGGCGTGAGCGCAGAAGGCGCGTGCCCCTCAGCGGGAGCGGGTGCGGGATCGGGTGCGGGATCGGGCTTCAGGAAGAGCTCCCGAAGCCCGGTGAGAGTGCGGGACCTGTGTCGGCTGAAGGCGCCCGGCGGGGCGGAAGAGGGCAGGCAGAGAGCTCCGTCCAGCAAGCCCACGAACGTGGTGCAGAAGCAGCGGCGCATGGCCGCGAACGCGCGCGAGAGGCGCAGGATGCATGGACTGAACCACGCCTTCGACGAGCTGCGCAGTGTCATTCCCGCCTTCGACAACGAGAAGAAGCTCTCCAAGTACGAGACCCTGCAGATGGCGCAGATCTACATCAGCGCGCTGTCGGATCTGCTGCAGGGCCCGGGGGGCAAGGGGGCTTCGCCTGAATACGAGGGGTCGAGCAGTGCCCCTGCGCTGGGACCgccctcctcatcctcttcatcctcttcgTCCTCTTCGTCcacctcatcctcatcctcctcgtcctcctcctcgtgtCGGAGGGATGCGGGGACCGAGTTCCCAGTGCACCTGAGCTCCATGCCATTCCCCTACGGAGAAGGAGCCCTGGCGGCACTGATGGGGCACGAGGCCGTCATGTCCCCCTCGGGGAGCCTTAAGCCCGGGTCCGAGGGCGCCAAGGACTCCCCCCGGTCGAGTCGCAGCGACGGGGAGTTCTCCCCCCACTCCCATTTCAGTGACTCGGACGAAGCGCACGTGGAGCTGCACAGCGAGGACGAGCTTTCCGAGTTGAAGACCCTCGGTCAGCACACCTTCTAA